The stretch of DNA GTCATGCCGAGGGGCAGACAGCCCCGCTGCGCTACTTCCGCGCCGCCGCGCAGGCGTGGAACGAACGCCCGCGCTTCGAGGCTGCAACAGGCGATGCGCTCCCGCCAGCCGATCAGGTGCTTGTTTGGCTCACTCCGGGCCCTGTCCCGCAGGCGGTCACCGACTGGATTACGAATGGCGGCACCGCGCTGCTCGGCGACACCGCCGCGATGGCCATGCCTGCCAGCGCGCAAATCCTATGGGCGGACGAGGCCGGGCAGCCGCTGGTCGAGGGCGGGCCACTGGGCGCCGGGCGGGTGCTGCGTTTCACCCGCCCGCTGGTGCCCGCAGCCATGCCCGATCTGCTCGCCCCGACCTTTGCCGAGAGTTTGCGCGATCTCGTCTCGCCCCCCGCGCCGCCGCCCGCGCGCGTCGATGCGGCCGCCTACGCGCCCACCGCAGGCGCCGCGCCCTATCCCCTGCCCCCGCGCGAACTCTCCGCTTGGCTGGCGGTGCTGATCGCGCTGCTGTTCTGCGCCGAGCGGCTCATCGCCACCCGTCGCAAGCGGTTCGCCGCATGAGCCGCCCGGTCGCCGCTGCCGAATGGCTGCGCCCCGCCCGCCGCCGCGCGGTTGCGGATCATCTCGCGATCTGGAGCCCGCTCGCGCTGGTGATCGGGGCGTTGGGATGGGCCGTCGCGGGAGTTGCGCTTGCGCTGGGCCTTTTCGCGCTCGCCGCAATCGCGCTCGCATGGAGCGCTCGGCACATGGCCGCGCGGTTCGACAAGGGCTGGCTGGTGCGCCGCCTCAATGCGTGGGAAAGCAGCCTCGAAGACAGCGCCGCGCTGGTCTTCGCCGCCGACGCGCTGACGCCGTTCCAGCAGATGCAGGCCGATCGCATCGCGACGCGCCTCGCCTCGCTCGACCCCGCACAGCTGGCCGATCGCTGGTCGCGGCGCCGCATTGCGCTTGCATGGGGGCTGGGTGCAGCAGCGCTGGCGACGATTGCGTGGTGGCAGATGCAGCGGGCCGCCCCGCTCCCGCTCGCACCGACCGCAGAGATGACCGCCATTGCTCCCGGCGCGCCGCGCCTCGTCGGGCAGCGCGTGCGGATCGTACCCCCGCCCTATACCGGCCTTTCGCCAAGCTTCTCCGACAGCCTCGACATCCGCGCGCCGAGCGGTTCGCGGATCGAGTGGACGTTCGGCTTCGACCCCGCGCCCGCCTCCGCAGCGCTACAACTGGTCGGCGGCCAGCGCATCCCGTTGTCGCAAGGCACCGACGGGTGGAGCGGGGCGCTGCGGCTCGATCAACCGGCGCTCTACCGCATCACCGCCGCCGCCATGCCGGGCGAAATGCCCGCCCACCGGCTCGAACCGATCCCCGACGAGCCGCCGCAGGTGCGCGTGGTCGAGCCGGCCTCGGGCCTCGTCAACATGGCTACCGGACAGCGCAGCTGGCGCATCGTCTTCGAGGCGAGCGACGATTACGCGGTCGATCCGCTCGCCCGCCTGACACTCACCACCGCCATCGGCCAGGGCGAGAACGTGCGCTTTGCGGAAGCCAGCCAGACCGTGCGCGGGACGGGCGATCCGCGGCGGCGGCGCTTCGCGATCGACCTGCCGCTGGCCGGTTTCGGGCTTGAGCCGGGCAGCGATCTGGTCGCGCAGCTGACGATCGCCGACACGCGCGCGCCGGGTCCGCAAATGGTGCGCGGCCCCGGCGTGATCCTGCGCTACCCTGCCCCACAACCCCCGCAGGCCGAGGGGCTCGACCTCATGGCCAAGCAGCAGATGCCCGCCTATTTTCGCAGCCAGCGGCAGGTGATCATCGACACCGAGGCGCTGATCAGACAGCGCGGCAGCCTTTCTGCCGATGAATTCATGGTGCGCTCCGACACCATCGGGGTCGACCAGCGGCTGCTGCGGCTGCGCTATGGCCAGTTCGTCGGAATGGAGGCGGAAGAAGCGCCCCGCCCGCCACTCCCCACCGCCGACAAGGACGAGCCCGCCGAGCCCGAACATTACGACGGCGACGGCCACGATCACGGCGCCGCGCCCGAAAGCCCGGTGTTCGGGTCGCTCGGCGATGTCACCGCCGAATATGGCCATGTCCACGACGAGAGCGAGGCGGCAACATTGCTCGATCCCGACACGCGCGAGCTTTTGAAAAAGGCGCTCGATGCAATGTGGCAGGCGGAGGTGAACCTTCGCACGGGGAAGCCGGAGGCGGCGCTGCCGTTCGAGAACACGGCCCTGGACTATATCAAGCAGGTGCAGCAGGCGAGCCGCATCTACCTGCCGCGCATCGGATCGCAGCAACCGCCGATCGACATGACGCGGCGGTTGACCGGCAAGCGCGTCGGGATTGTCGGCAAGGGCGCGCAGCTTACGCCCTTTGCGATCGACGATGCCGTGCCCGCGACCGCATGGCGCGCGCTGGCGCAGCCGGGGACGATCGATCTCACCGGGCTCGACCAGTGGGTGCGCGCCAACACGGGGCGCATCCGCGACCCGCTGAACGTGCTCGCTGCAATCGACCGTCTGCGCGCGGCCCCGCAATCGCGGGATTT from Porphyrobacter sp. YT40 encodes:
- a CDS encoding DUF4175 family protein; its protein translation is MSRPVAAAEWLRPARRRAVADHLAIWSPLALVIGALGWAVAGVALALGLFALAAIALAWSARHMAARFDKGWLVRRLNAWESSLEDSAALVFAADALTPFQQMQADRIATRLASLDPAQLADRWSRRRIALAWGLGAAALATIAWWQMQRAAPLPLAPTAEMTAIAPGAPRLVGQRVRIVPPPYTGLSPSFSDSLDIRAPSGSRIEWTFGFDPAPASAALQLVGGQRIPLSQGTDGWSGALRLDQPALYRITAAAMPGEMPAHRLEPIPDEPPQVRVVEPASGLVNMATGQRSWRIVFEASDDYAVDPLARLTLTTAIGQGENVRFAEASQTVRGTGDPRRRRFAIDLPLAGFGLEPGSDLVAQLTIADTRAPGPQMVRGPGVILRYPAPQPPQAEGLDLMAKQQMPAYFRSQRQVIIDTEALIRQRGSLSADEFMVRSDTIGVDQRLLRLRYGQFVGMEAEEAPRPPLPTADKDEPAEPEHYDGDGHDHGAAPESPVFGSLGDVTAEYGHVHDESEAATLLDPDTRELLKKALDAMWQAEVNLRTGKPEAALPFENTALDYIKQVQQASRIYLPRIGSQQPPIDMTRRLTGKRVGIVGKGAQLTPFAIDDAVPATAWRALAQPGTIDLTGLDQWVRANTGRIRDPLNVLAAIDRLRAAPQSRDLREKLRGALWTVLTRPPTAVRRRPDGGTLGRRYAEGLR